A region from the Methanofollis liminatans DSM 4140 genome encodes:
- the rsgA gene encoding ribosome small subunit-dependent GTPase A → MNQSPSRCGEQHPCTLEDLGWTEEHDAAFSKYAGPYVPGRVVCRQKTVWDVLVDGRSLTAGLSGALRKLGRFPAVGDFVVVLDQPEAGTSTIVDILPQKTRFARASPGREGADQVIAANIDTVFIVTAAGHDLNARRIERYLAIAHASGARPVVVINKSDLADDPAALAAGIAAVAPGIPVIPISAVSGEGVDRLGPYLLPRSTVALIGSSGVGKSTLINRLMGGQVQETAHTRASDGRGRHTTTVRQLFVLDGGALMIDNPGLREVGIGMASAGIADTFPDILELAEGCRFSDCRHEGEPGCAVQAAVREGSLSAARLESFHRLVRELEFERDKAEIGLARLEKKRWREIGKDARDIGKMKERIRHT, encoded by the coding sequence ATGAATCAGTCTCCTTCCCGGTGCGGCGAGCAGCACCCCTGTACGCTCGAAGACCTCGGCTGGACTGAAGAACACGACGCGGCATTCTCAAAGTACGCCGGGCCGTACGTGCCGGGCCGGGTGGTCTGCCGGCAGAAGACCGTATGGGACGTGCTCGTCGACGGCAGATCGCTCACGGCCGGGCTCTCGGGGGCTCTGCGGAAACTCGGCCGCTTTCCTGCTGTCGGCGATTTCGTCGTGGTGCTCGACCAGCCCGAGGCCGGCACCTCGACGATCGTTGATATCCTCCCGCAGAAGACCCGCTTTGCACGGGCGAGTCCCGGACGCGAAGGCGCCGACCAGGTCATTGCGGCGAATATCGATACGGTCTTTATCGTCACGGCCGCCGGTCATGACCTCAACGCCCGCCGGATCGAACGCTACCTGGCGATCGCCCACGCATCCGGCGCCCGCCCGGTCGTCGTGATCAACAAATCCGATCTGGCTGACGACCCCGCCGCTCTCGCCGCCGGGATCGCCGCGGTCGCCCCCGGCATACCGGTCATTCCCATCAGCGCCGTGAGCGGGGAAGGTGTCGACCGGCTCGGGCCGTACCTCCTGCCGCGGAGCACGGTCGCCCTCATCGGTTCGTCGGGCGTCGGCAAGTCCACCCTGATCAACCGGCTCATGGGCGGTCAGGTGCAGGAGACGGCGCATACCCGGGCCTCAGACGGGAGAGGGCGGCACACCACGACCGTCCGCCAGCTCTTCGTGCTGGACGGCGGGGCGCTCATGATAGACAACCCGGGCCTGCGGGAGGTCGGCATCGGCATGGCGTCTGCCGGTATTGCCGATACCTTCCCCGACATCCTCGAACTGGCGGAGGGCTGCCGGTTCTCGGACTGCCGCCACGAAGGGGAACCGGGGTGTGCGGTGCAGGCGGCCGTGCGGGAGGGATCCCTCTCTGCAGCGCGGCTGGAGAGTTTCCACCGGCTCGTGCGGGAGCTCGAATTCGAACGGGACAAAGCGGAGATCGGGCTGGCGAGGCTGGAGAAGAAGCGCTGGAGGGAGATCGGGAAAGATGCCCGGGATATCGGGAAGATGAAAGAGAGGATAAGGCACACCTGA
- the acs gene encoding acetate--CoA ligase, with the protein MPETFDVKLEKKTYRPDPTYLEGSSMGDWETAYGRFMDDPEGFWAGIAGELEWFRKWDRVKEWKHPYARWFTGAKLNITHNCLDRHAAGDRRNKVALIWRGEEEGTERMYTYRQLHRMVMRFANALKKMGIKKGDTVCIYMPLVPEQIVAILACARIGAVHSIVYGGFGAAALHTRIRDAKAKIVITADVGYRRGKRVPLKTIVDEAVINASSVEKVIVLRRAKPLLELISEMEVDFDEVMEGMAPVCEPEVMDAEDPLFILYTSGTTGTPKGIVHTCGGYMVGTYYTSKYVFDLKENDIYWCTADPGWITGHSYIVYGPLAAGATVLITETVPDYPDPGTWWRIVEEFGVTIFYTAPTAIRMFMRFGEEWPGRYNLNSLRILGSVGEPLNPEAFEWYYSVIGKSACPILDTWWQTETGMHMIATLVGEPMKPGFAGRPIPGVVVDVVDREGNPVPPGIGGLLVIKEPWPSMMRTVHGNDERYRTYWNTIDACYTAGDLAVRDEDGYIMVLGRSDDIIIVAGHNLGTAEVESALVSHEAVAEAAVIGKPDPVKGQAVKAFVILRLGFEPGEKLKQDLIYHVRMGLGPIAMPSEIEFVTSLPKTRSGKIMRRVLKAKEMGMDPGDISTLED; encoded by the coding sequence ATGCCAGAAACATTCGACGTAAAACTGGAGAAAAAGACCTACCGGCCAGACCCGACCTACCTGGAGGGGTCGAGCATGGGGGACTGGGAGACTGCATACGGCCGTTTCATGGACGACCCTGAGGGCTTCTGGGCCGGGATCGCCGGGGAACTGGAATGGTTCAGGAAATGGGACCGGGTGAAGGAGTGGAAGCACCCGTATGCCCGCTGGTTTACCGGGGCGAAGCTGAACATCACGCACAACTGTCTCGACCGCCATGCCGCCGGCGACCGCCGGAACAAGGTCGCCCTCATCTGGCGGGGAGAGGAGGAGGGCACCGAGCGGATGTACACCTACCGCCAGCTCCACCGGATGGTGATGCGCTTCGCCAACGCCCTCAAGAAGATGGGGATCAAAAAAGGGGACACCGTCTGTATCTACATGCCCCTGGTGCCCGAGCAGATCGTCGCCATCCTGGCCTGCGCCCGGATCGGCGCCGTCCACAGCATCGTCTACGGGGGGTTCGGGGCGGCCGCCCTCCATACCAGGATCAGGGATGCGAAGGCAAAGATCGTCATCACTGCCGATGTGGGTTACCGGCGGGGCAAACGCGTGCCCTTAAAGACGATCGTCGACGAAGCGGTGATCAACGCCTCCAGCGTCGAGAAGGTCATCGTCCTGCGGCGGGCAAAACCGCTGCTGGAGCTGATCTCAGAGATGGAGGTGGACTTCGATGAGGTGATGGAGGGCATGGCGCCGGTCTGCGAGCCCGAGGTGATGGACGCCGAGGACCCCCTCTTTATCCTGTACACGAGCGGCACCACCGGGACGCCGAAGGGGATCGTCCATACCTGCGGGGGTTATATGGTGGGAACGTACTACACGAGCAAGTATGTCTTCGACTTAAAGGAGAACGATATCTACTGGTGCACGGCGGATCCGGGCTGGATCACCGGGCACAGCTACATCGTCTACGGCCCGCTGGCCGCCGGCGCCACCGTGCTGATCACCGAGACGGTGCCCGATTACCCTGATCCCGGCACCTGGTGGCGGATCGTCGAGGAGTTCGGGGTCACCATCTTCTACACGGCGCCCACGGCGATCAGGATGTTCATGCGGTTCGGCGAGGAGTGGCCTGGCCGCTACAACCTCAATTCCCTGCGGATCCTGGGTTCGGTGGGCGAGCCTCTCAACCCCGAGGCTTTCGAGTGGTACTATAGTGTCATCGGGAAATCGGCCTGCCCGATCCTGGACACCTGGTGGCAGACCGAGACCGGGATGCACATGATCGCCACCCTGGTGGGCGAGCCGATGAAGCCGGGGTTTGCCGGGCGCCCGATCCCGGGGGTCGTCGTCGACGTGGTGGACCGCGAGGGCAACCCGGTGCCGCCGGGGATCGGCGGGCTGCTCGTGATCAAGGAGCCGTGGCCCTCGATGATGCGGACGGTCCACGGCAACGACGAGCGCTACCGCACCTACTGGAACACCATCGACGCCTGCTACACGGCAGGTGACCTGGCGGTCAGGGACGAGGACGGATATATCATGGTGCTCGGGCGCTCTGACGACATCATCATCGTGGCCGGGCACAACCTCGGAACGGCAGAGGTGGAGAGCGCCCTTGTCTCGCACGAGGCGGTGGCCGAGGCCGCCGTCATCGGCAAGCCCGACCCGGTGAAAGGGCAGGCGGTCAAGGCCTTCGTGATCCTGCGCCTCGGCTTTGAGCCCGGCGAGAAGCTGAAGCAGGACCTGATCTACCATGTCAGGATGGGCCTCGGGCCGATCGCCATGCCCTCGGAGATCGAGTTCGTCACCTCGCTCCCGAAGACGCGGAGCGGCAAGATCATGCGCCGCGTCCTGAAGGCGAAGGAGATGGGGATGGACCCCGGCGACATCTCGACGCTGGAGGACTAA
- a CDS encoding fasciclin domain-containing protein, giving the protein MRALKILGLCILVILASTGIAAGEDDPLPPDEEAGNLTIYDTLLNNGTFTLMVTALNQTGLNETLSAERPYTFFAPTDEAINAYSADILNLLLKQPDLLKQLLNYHIADGTYYAADLEEMDTLQTLLGMDVAITVTEEGIRVNQALITQSNITCTNGVVHVIDAVLEPPGTPKYTIYQTLNRTGTFATLVTALDVTGLNETLNGTEVYTVFAPTDGAFNNLPEGVLDALLNDTAALNEILLYHVVDGFTTRNGLVDAGTMWTLQGGTLTISETDEGVMVNDARLTIADILCRNGLVHVIDAVLVPPEEKVVDVVAEPTQGESPLTVQFSVNGTVENITAWYWDFGNGFMSTRESPLFTYHEAGTYTVSLTVTDDTGQTYTAVKPDFIVVEEAAPEEMSIFETAAADESLATLVAALEMTGLNETLNGTEIFTLFAPTDEAFAALPEGALDALLNDTAALNDILLHHVAGGEYLAADLIELEALEMLSGKSVAILWDEANETLMIDDARVTVSDVGCTNGVIHVIDGVLQMPEEVPEETPEETPEETPEEEV; this is encoded by the coding sequence ATGCGCGCACTAAAAATCCTGGGCCTGTGTATTCTTGTCATTCTGGCATCGACAGGCATTGCGGCCGGAGAGGACGACCCCCTCCCGCCTGACGAAGAGGCAGGCAACCTCACGATCTACGACACGCTCCTGAACAACGGCACCTTCACCCTGATGGTGACCGCCCTCAACCAGACCGGACTGAACGAAACGCTGAGCGCAGAGCGGCCTTACACATTCTTTGCACCGACCGACGAGGCGATCAACGCCTACTCCGCGGATATCCTGAACCTCCTCCTGAAGCAGCCCGATCTGCTAAAACAACTGCTCAACTACCATATCGCCGACGGCACCTATTATGCCGCAGACCTCGAAGAGATGGATACGCTGCAGACGCTCCTCGGGATGGACGTGGCGATCACCGTGACCGAAGAGGGGATCAGGGTGAACCAGGCCCTGATCACCCAGAGCAATATCACCTGCACAAACGGCGTGGTCCATGTCATCGATGCCGTCCTCGAACCGCCAGGCACACCGAAATACACGATCTACCAGACCCTCAACAGGACCGGGACCTTCGCCACTCTGGTGACGGCCCTTGATGTGACCGGCCTGAACGAGACGCTGAACGGGACTGAGGTATACACCGTCTTCGCCCCGACCGACGGGGCATTCAATAACCTCCCCGAAGGCGTGCTCGACGCCCTGCTCAACGACACGGCAGCGCTGAACGAGATCCTGCTCTACCATGTCGTCGACGGTTTTACAACCAGAAACGGCCTCGTGGATGCGGGCACGATGTGGACGCTCCAGGGCGGAACGCTGACCATCAGCGAGACCGACGAGGGCGTGATGGTGAACGATGCACGACTCACGATCGCGGACATCCTCTGCCGCAACGGTCTTGTCCATGTGATCGATGCGGTGCTGGTCCCGCCCGAGGAGAAGGTGGTGGACGTTGTGGCCGAACCGACACAGGGCGAATCGCCGCTCACCGTGCAGTTTTCGGTGAACGGCACCGTCGAGAACATCACCGCATGGTACTGGGACTTCGGCAACGGTTTCATGTCCACGCGGGAGAGCCCGCTCTTCACCTACCATGAGGCAGGGACATATACGGTCAGCCTCACCGTCACCGACGATACAGGCCAGACCTACACCGCGGTGAAACCCGACTTCATCGTCGTGGAGGAGGCGGCGCCTGAAGAGATGAGTATCTTCGAGACGGCGGCGGCAGACGAGAGTCTTGCAACGCTGGTGGCTGCCCTCGAGATGACCGGGCTGAACGAGACGCTGAACGGCACGGAGATCTTCACGCTCTTCGCCCCGACAGACGAGGCTTTTGCAGCCCTCCCGGAGGGGGCGCTCGACGCCCTGCTCAACGACACGGCGGCGCTCAACGACATCCTCCTCCATCATGTGGCCGGCGGCGAATACCTGGCCGCAGACCTGATAGAGCTGGAGGCGCTGGAGATGCTCTCCGGAAAGAGCGTCGCAATCCTGTGGGACGAGGCGAACGAGACCCTGATGATCGACGACGCCCGGGTGACCGTCTCTGATGTCGGATGCACCAACGGCGTCATCCACGTGATCGACGGCGTCCTTCAAATGCCAGAGGAGGTACCAGAGGAAACGCCAGAGGAGACCCCTGAAGAAACGCCAGAGGAGGAGGTATAG
- the pap gene encoding polyphosphate:AMP phosphotransferase, with protein sequence MFEQYDLTRKVSDEDYKQILPDLAERFGRLQREARDLDLPVIIVADGWNLSGISTMLHQFVLALDPRLYTYHAASAPNREEEERPFLWRFWLRTPTAGRMAIFDRSWYSRMVAEQVRPEDGGAPERSLHEIVRFERHLTDAGAVVVKLFLHISRDEQARRIERIKKQPAAAFLIDGHEDVRLEHYDLYLPIFEEVIAKTDTPNAPWTVIEAHDRNFTVVRGMSAVVHALEHAIRERRTTVVPRYPAPLQPPSEKRLRLPDPSKHSLSKDEYQEALKRYGERITELQYSLYRERLPLIVVYEGWDAAGKGGAIMRLTRRLNPRICQVEPVGPPNEDESRHHYLWRFWRDLPKKGHVAVFDRSWYGRVLVERVEGLSSPAEVGRAYGEINEFEEAVVDWGAVLVKFWLHIDREEQLRRFIDREEDRERQWKITPEDWRNRSRWDIYAALVAEMLERTDTKAAPWTVISSNDKRYARVEGLQTIVERVERALR encoded by the coding sequence ATGTTCGAGCAGTACGACCTGACCAGAAAAGTGAGCGATGAGGACTATAAACAGATCCTGCCTGACCTTGCAGAACGCTTCGGCCGCCTCCAGCGTGAGGCCAGAGACCTCGACCTCCCGGTGATCATCGTCGCCGACGGCTGGAACCTCTCAGGCATCTCGACGATGCTCCACCAGTTCGTCCTCGCCCTCGACCCGCGCCTGTATACCTATCACGCCGCATCGGCACCGAACCGCGAGGAGGAGGAGCGGCCCTTTCTCTGGCGGTTCTGGCTGCGGACCCCGACCGCCGGGCGGATGGCGATCTTCGACCGTTCGTGGTACTCGCGGATGGTGGCGGAGCAGGTGCGCCCGGAGGACGGCGGCGCACCTGAGCGCTCACTGCACGAGATCGTCAGGTTCGAGCGGCACCTCACCGATGCAGGCGCCGTCGTCGTGAAACTCTTTCTTCATATCAGCAGGGACGAGCAGGCGCGACGGATCGAGCGGATAAAAAAGCAACCGGCGGCGGCGTTTCTGATCGACGGCCATGAAGACGTCAGGCTGGAGCACTACGATCTCTACCTCCCGATCTTCGAGGAGGTGATCGCAAAGACCGACACCCCCAATGCACCGTGGACGGTGATCGAGGCGCACGACCGCAACTTCACGGTGGTCAGGGGGATGAGCGCGGTCGTCCATGCGCTTGAGCATGCGATCCGGGAGCGGCGAACGACGGTGGTGCCGCGCTATCCGGCGCCGCTGCAGCCGCCGTCGGAGAAACGCCTCCGACTCCCTGACCCCTCGAAACATTCGCTCTCTAAGGACGAGTACCAGGAGGCGCTCAAACGCTACGGCGAGCGGATCACCGAACTGCAGTATTCCCTTTACCGCGAGCGCCTCCCCCTGATCGTGGTCTACGAGGGCTGGGACGCCGCCGGGAAGGGAGGTGCGATCATGCGGCTCACCCGCCGCCTCAACCCCCGCATCTGCCAGGTCGAGCCGGTCGGGCCGCCGAACGAGGACGAGTCGCGCCACCATTACCTCTGGCGGTTCTGGCGGGACCTCCCGAAGAAGGGGCATGTCGCCGTCTTCGACCGGAGCTGGTACGGCCGGGTGCTGGTCGAGCGTGTGGAGGGGCTCTCCTCCCCGGCCGAGGTGGGGCGGGCTTACGGCGAGATCAACGAGTTCGAGGAGGCGGTCGTCGACTGGGGTGCGGTCCTGGTGAAGTTCTGGCTGCATATCGACCGGGAGGAGCAGCTGAGGCGATTTATCGACCGGGAAGAGGACCGGGAGCGTCAGTGGAAGATCACGCCGGAGGACTGGCGCAACCGGAGCCGGTGGGATATCTATGCGGCCCTGGTCGCCGAGATGCTGGAGCGGACCGATACGAAGGCCGCACCCTGGACGGTGATCTCATCGAACGACAAGCGGTATGCACGGGTGGAGGGCCTGCAGACGATCGTGGAGAGGGTGGAGCGGGCACTGCGGTGA
- a CDS encoding PaaI family thioesterase has protein sequence MTPSDIEEKGRAFFAADSFARENGLELVAVSTGRATVSMRVADRHRNSHGTVHGGALFTLADVAFALASNSHGIDAAAINAHITYMTAAKDGVLTAEAEEFALNSKLASYTVTITDEEGRKIAIFQGMVYRRTPRP, from the coding sequence ATGACACCATCCGATATAGAAGAAAAAGGCCGGGCATTCTTCGCCGCCGATTCATTCGCAAGGGAGAACGGTCTTGAACTTGTCGCGGTTTCCACCGGCCGGGCCACGGTCTCGATGCGGGTCGCGGATCGTCACAGGAACAGCCACGGGACGGTCCACGGCGGCGCTCTCTTCACGCTTGCCGATGTTGCGTTTGCACTTGCATCCAACTCCCACGGGATCGATGCTGCGGCGATAAATGCCCATATCACCTATATGACCGCTGCAAAGGACGGGGTTCTTACGGCCGAGGCGGAGGAGTTTGCGCTCAACTCGAAACTTGCCTCTTATACCGTCACCATCACCGATGAGGAAGGAAGAAAGATCGCCATCTTCCAGGGTATGGTCTACCGGAGGACACCCCGGCCTTAA
- a CDS encoding flavodoxin: MKNVSALSAYFSHSGNTRVITDQIHKSVGGDIFEIVPMDPYPRNYNEVVEQAHKELGADYWPRLKTKVENMDSYDLVFVGYPNWWGTIPRPVATFLSEYDLSGKTIAPFCTHGGGGLGRSVTDIGTLCPQATVLDGLAVRDGSVKNAQTQVADWLRSIGMTE, translated from the coding sequence ATGAAAAACGTATCAGCACTTTCAGCGTATTTCTCGCATTCCGGCAACACACGTGTAATTACAGATCAAATACACAAGAGCGTCGGCGGCGATATCTTTGAAATCGTACCGATGGATCCGTATCCCCGCAATTACAACGAGGTTGTGGAACAGGCGCACAAGGAATTGGGAGCGGATTACTGGCCCCGGCTGAAAACAAAAGTCGAGAACATGGACTCGTACGATCTTGTTTTCGTCGGGTATCCCAACTGGTGGGGTACGATTCCCAGGCCGGTTGCAACGTTTCTGTCGGAATACGATCTCTCCGGAAAAACCATTGCACCTTTCTGCACGCACGGGGGAGGCGGCCTCGGGCGAAGCGTTACGGACATCGGGACACTGTGCCCGCAGGCGACCGTCCTGGACGGGCTTGCAGTCAGGGACGGCAGTGTAAAAAATGCGCAGACGCAGGTTGCAGACTGGCTGCGTAGCATTGGGATGACAGAGTAA
- a CDS encoding PAS domain-containing protein, which yields MNGNFQDIVAIKELLKKYPKGLSITEISSALHLHRNTSAKYLDMLKLKGDIDRKEIGAAKNYSLVRRMPVSTLLHFCLHPAIVLDSRSEVVMVNAEALSLLACPLDVIYGAGVKDIPLSLFKDPEVGTRCHDAAQGVRSGAEVQTVVGGKRLHLTVHYLPVVFDTGRDGCALVLVDETACRQAVEERDLCRKRYGALIADQTEFVAHIRPDMTLASFNEALCVHLGRARDQLAGFRFLSLFSPEDREQIRRGLSSLLPTAPAFTADVRTVRQDGSVCWERWTFRGIFGEDGSFLECHALGQDITEMKNDKDRLKRYHENLETLIRERTQEMQQANMALVTVIREKEELEQELLFTQFAFDNASDSIILFDEEGWVYKANRTAGELLGYTAEEFQGISVIEINPSITQAQWDRMQAGASPGVKERTRSTHKRKDGRIIEVEVSRTFVTFGERMYFCSIAREVLPRR from the coding sequence ATGAATGGTAATTTTCAGGACATCGTTGCGATAAAGGAACTGCTGAAGAAATACCCGAAGGGCCTGAGCATCACCGAGATCTCCAGTGCACTGCACCTTCACCGCAACACCAGCGCGAAGTACCTGGACATGCTGAAGTTGAAGGGCGATATCGACAGGAAGGAGATCGGGGCGGCGAAAAACTACTCCCTTGTCCGCCGGATGCCGGTCTCCACCCTCCTCCACTTCTGCCTCCACCCGGCGATCGTCCTGGACAGCAGGTCTGAGGTAGTGATGGTGAACGCAGAGGCCCTTTCCCTCCTCGCCTGCCCGCTCGACGTGATCTACGGCGCAGGCGTGAAGGACATCCCCCTCTCCCTCTTCAAGGATCCGGAGGTCGGGACACGCTGCCACGATGCGGCGCAGGGTGTGCGGTCAGGGGCAGAGGTGCAGACGGTCGTCGGCGGAAAGCGCCTCCACCTCACGGTCCACTACCTCCCGGTCGTCTTCGACACCGGCAGGGACGGGTGCGCCCTCGTGCTGGTGGACGAGACGGCGTGCCGGCAGGCGGTGGAAGAACGGGACCTCTGCCGTAAACGCTATGGGGCGCTCATCGCCGACCAGACCGAGTTCGTCGCCCATATCAGGCCGGACATGACGCTCGCCTCCTTCAACGAAGCATTGTGCGTTCATCTCGGCAGAGCGCGCGACCAGCTGGCCGGTTTCCGTTTTCTCTCGCTCTTTTCGCCGGAGGACCGGGAGCAGATCAGGCGCGGCCTCTCATCCCTCTTGCCGACCGCCCCGGCCTTCACGGCGGACGTCAGGACGGTCCGACAGGACGGATCGGTCTGCTGGGAGCGCTGGACCTTCCGGGGGATCTTCGGTGAAGACGGATCGTTCCTGGAGTGCCACGCACTCGGACAGGACATCACCGAGATGAAAAACGATAAAGACCGGCTGAAGCGCTACCACGAGAACCTCGAAACCCTGATCAGGGAGCGGACGCAGGAGATGCAGCAGGCGAACATGGCGCTGGTCACCGTGATCAGGGAGAAGGAAGAACTCGAACAGGAACTGCTCTTCACCCAGTTCGCCTTCGACAACGCATCGGACTCGATCATCCTCTTCGATGAGGAGGGATGGGTATACAAGGCGAACAGGACGGCCGGCGAACTCCTGGGCTATACCGCCGAGGAGTTCCAGGGGATCTCCGTCATCGAGATCAACCCCTCGATCACACAGGCGCAGTGGGACCGGATGCAGGCCGGGGCCTCCCCCGGCGTAAAGGAGCGGACGCGCTCGACGCATAAAAGAAAGGACGGGCGGATCATCGAGGTCGAGGTCTCCAGGACCTTTGTTACGTTCGGGGAGAGGATGTATTTCTGCTCGATCGCGCGCGAGGTCCTGCCCCGGAGGTGA
- a CDS encoding HD domain-containing protein has translation MPNTEIETILAYVEASFWQSGAHGLDHVLRVTRLCEEIGRAEGADMRILIPAALFHDIARPIEEETGVPHEEEGARIAEEYLGSIGYDAGRIPAIVHAIRTHRYSTGANPKTLEARILSDADKLDAMGAVGIARAFLQAGERGGGIEDADRHIHEKLLNLRGLISTGAAAAIADRRHALLQGFADALEEEAGLTSGAGPRARSSRNTSSPRT, from the coding sequence ATGCCGAACACAGAGATAGAGACGATCCTGGCTTATGTCGAGGCCTCGTTCTGGCAGTCGGGTGCCCACGGCCTCGACCACGTCCTCAGGGTCACCCGCCTCTGCGAGGAGATCGGGCGGGCCGAAGGGGCGGACATGCGCATCCTCATCCCGGCGGCCCTTTTCCACGACATCGCCCGCCCGATCGAGGAGGAGACCGGCGTCCCGCACGAGGAGGAGGGGGCGCGGATCGCCGAAGAATACCTCGGGTCGATCGGCTACGACGCCGGACGCATCCCGGCGATCGTCCACGCGATCCGCACCCACCGCTACAGCACCGGGGCAAACCCCAAAACCCTGGAGGCGCGGATCCTCTCTGACGCCGACAAACTCGACGCCATGGGGGCGGTCGGGATCGCCAGGGCGTTTCTGCAGGCAGGCGAACGCGGCGGCGGCATCGAGGACGCCGACCGCCACATCCATGAAAAACTGCTCAACCTCCGGGGCCTGATCTCCACGGGGGCCGCAGCGGCGATCGCCGACCGGCGGCACGCCCTCCTGCAGGGGTTTGCCGACGCACTCGAGGAGGAGGCCGGCCTCACCTCCGGGGCAGGACCTCGCGCGCGATCGAGCAGAAATACATCCTCTCCCCGAACGTAA
- a CDS encoding aldo/keto reductase encodes MLYRKVPKSGDELSILGFGCMRLPMKEDGSIDEDRATKQVRYAIDHGVNYVDTAWPYHMGESEPFLGRALADGYREKVKLATKLPSWLIESREDMDTFLNAQLEKLKTDHIDYYLVHALVGDLWDKVEKLGIADFLDRAKAEGRIGNAGFSFHGASEDFNRIVDAYDWDFCQIQYNFLDEKNQAGTAGLEYAASKGLGVVIMEPLRGGNLTKTVPQAVKEIWDEARTKRSPAEWALRWIWNHPEVTVVLSGMNEEEHIQENLRIADQAYPNSLAAEELHLVKRVESRYRELLKVGCTGCQYCMPCPVGVNIPLCFEEYNNLYLVDNPEGEKFMYAARLGGAVALGEPEYASLCVQCGQCVEKCPQHIDIPAVLESVVEELEGPGFEERVAMAREMFKKT; translated from the coding sequence ATGTTGTACAGAAAAGTTCCAAAAAGCGGAGACGAACTTTCCATCCTTGGATTCGGATGCATGCGTCTTCCCATGAAAGAGGACGGCTCGATCGATGAAGACAGGGCCACGAAGCAGGTACGCTACGCAATCGATCACGGCGTGAACTATGTCGATACGGCCTGGCCCTACCACATGGGAGAGAGCGAACCTTTCCTGGGTCGTGCCCTTGCCGACGGATACCGCGAGAAGGTAAAACTCGCAACAAAACTTCCTTCATGGCTTATCGAGAGCCGGGAGGATATGGATACGTTCCTGAACGCTCAGCTGGAGAAACTCAAAACAGACCACATCGACTATTATCTCGTCCATGCTCTCGTTGGTGACCTGTGGGACAAGGTCGAGAAACTGGGCATTGCTGACTTCCTCGACAGGGCCAAAGCCGAAGGCCGCATCGGGAATGCAGGTTTCTCCTTCCACGGCGCAAGCGAGGATTTCAACCGGATCGTGGACGCCTATGACTGGGACTTCTGCCAGATCCAGTACAACTTCCTGGACGAAAAGAACCAGGCAGGGACCGCCGGCCTTGAATACGCCGCCTCAAAAGGTCTCGGCGTCGTCATCATGGAGCCCCTCCGCGGAGGGAACCTGACGAAAACCGTGCCTCAGGCCGTGAAAGAGATCTGGGACGAAGCCCGGACAAAGAGGTCTCCTGCGGAATGGGCGCTCCGCTGGATATGGAACCACCCGGAGGTCACGGTCGTCCTTTCGGGCATGAACGAGGAGGAGCACATCCAGGAGAACCTCAGGATTGCCGACCAGGCATACCCGAATTCGCTGGCTGCTGAGGAACTGCATCTGGTCAAAAGGGTGGAGAGCCGGTATCGCGAGCTGCTGAAGGTAGGCTGCACAGGCTGCCAGTACTGCATGCCCTGCCCGGTGGGCGTGAACATTCCCCTCTGTTTCGAGGAATACAACAACCTGTACCTGGTCGATAATCCCGAGGGAGAAAAATTCATGTATGCGGCACGGCTGGGCGGCGCCGTCGCCCTCGGGGAACCCGAGTATGCCTCCCTGTGCGTCCAGTGCGGGCAGTGCGTTGAAAAATGCCCCCAGCACATCGATATCCCGGCGGTGCTCGAATCCGTCGTGGAAGAACTGGAAGGGCCGGGTTTTGAAGAGAGAGTTGCCATGGCACGGGAGATGTTCAAGAAGACGTAA
- a CDS encoding winged helix-turn-helix transcriptional regulator has product MDDTPKKFKYNWGIEATLDVIGGKWKPLVMYQLKEGTLRFSKILSLVQPRITQRMLTKELRELEKDGLVNRKVYPQVPPKVEYSLTEKGRSLMPILDQLCDWGYEHMGDDIEFQCEE; this is encoded by the coding sequence ATGGATGACACGCCGAAAAAATTCAAGTACAACTGGGGAATCGAAGCAACCCTGGACGTGATCGGGGGCAAATGGAAACCGCTGGTCATGTATCAACTCAAGGAGGGGACGTTGCGTTTCAGCAAGATATTGAGCCTGGTACAGCCCAGGATCACCCAGAGGATGCTGACAAAAGAGCTTCGCGAACTTGAGAAAGATGGTCTCGTCAACAGAAAGGTCTACCCGCAGGTTCCGCCGAAAGTGGAGTATTCGCTCACGGAAAAAGGCCGATCCCTGATGCCGATTCTCGACCAGCTCTGCGACTGGGGGTACGAGCACATGGGGGACGACATCGAGTTCCAGTGTGAGGAATAA